The genomic segment CGACAAGGTCTATTACCTGTTCTCGTTGAAGGACGACAACTCCCTGGCAACCACCATTCAACACGAGGGAGTGCCACACTCGGTGACTGTCAACTTTGCGAACATCATCTATTTCTATGATTCCCATAACGTCTCGCGCGCCTATTTCCCGTATGCAGACTACTGGTTGAACAAATTCATGCTGAGGCTTTATGTCAGCTCTATCGTGATTGACGGATTCACTTACGACATCATCAACTCGCAGAAGATAAAGACATTCACCTTCAGCGGAACTAAATAAAACACGCATCTGAATATGAAGTTCATTTCATGGAACGTCAACGGACTGCGGGCATGCGTCGGGAAAGGATTTGAAGACATCTTCCGGACGCTCGATGCCGATTTCTTCTGCCTGCAGGAAACCAAGATGCAGGAAGGACAGCTCGACATCCATTTCGACGGCTATCGCTCCTACTGGAACTCTGCCGAGAAGAAAGGCTATTCGGGGACGGCTGTCTTCACCAAGCATCAGCCCCTCAGCGTGAGCTACGGCATCGGTATTGACAAGCACGACCACGAAGGACGAGTCATCACACTGGAAATGGAACGATTCTTCCTCGTGACGGTCTATACCCCCAACTCGCAGGACGAACTGCGACGACTCGACTATCGCATGAAATGGGAAGATGACTTCCGGGCGTATCTCATGGAACTGGACAAGCGAAAGCCCGTCATCGTCTGCGGAGACCTCAACGTGGCACACGAGGAAATTGACCTGAAAAACCCAAAGTCCAACCGGCGCAACGCCGGCTTTACCGATGAAGAGCGCGGGAAATTCACCACGTTGCTCGACAGCGGATTTGCCGATACGTTCCGTTCACTCCACCCCACCCAAATCACCTACTCCTGGTGGTCGTACCGCTTCCAGGCACGGGCAAAGAATGCGGGGTGGCGCATTGACTATTTTGTGGTGTCCAACAGACTGATGGACAACGTGGAAGAGGCAAACATCCATACCGACATCATGGGTTCCGATCACTGCCCGGTGGAAATTATATTGAACGACAGTTCGATATAAGAATCAATGCGGACTCGATATAAAAAAAACGCAAATATGTTTGACAATTTGAAAAAATATGTTTATATTTGCATCCATATAGAGTTCATTAACTATCATTAATCATCAAAAACAAATTTATTATGAAAAAAGTATTAGTTGGTATGTTCATCGCTCTGATGGGCGTGTTCATGGTATCTTGCTCTAACGGTGGTGGCATCGAGAAAGCAAAAGAAATTATCAACGAGCTGAAAGCTGACGGTGCAAAATTGGATAAAGAAGGTCTGAAGGCTAAAATGATGGAATTCGCAGAAGCCCTGAAACCAGAGATGACAAAGA from the Prevotella sp. Rep29 genome contains:
- a CDS encoding exodeoxyribonuclease III, translating into MKFISWNVNGLRACVGKGFEDIFRTLDADFFCLQETKMQEGQLDIHFDGYRSYWNSAEKKGYSGTAVFTKHQPLSVSYGIGIDKHDHEGRVITLEMERFFLVTVYTPNSQDELRRLDYRMKWEDDFRAYLMELDKRKPVIVCGDLNVAHEEIDLKNPKSNRRNAGFTDEERGKFTTLLDSGFADTFRSLHPTQITYSWWSYRFQARAKNAGWRIDYFVVSNRLMDNVEEANIHTDIMGSDHCPVEIILNDSSI